One region of Mangifera indica cultivar Alphonso chromosome 3, CATAS_Mindica_2.1, whole genome shotgun sequence genomic DNA includes:
- the LOC123210587 gene encoding transcription factor bHLH162-like, protein MKAKMSDQSSKLDRKVIERNRRNHMKTLCFKLASLLPSQHTKTSKDMLSQQDQLDLAAAYIKQLRDRIEKLKEMREEATKSTKTSNSNITDTTNIGLRLPLVELREVGPTIEVVLITGLQKNFMLYEVISILEEEGAEVVNASFSTLGDKLFHSIHAQVKISRVGVETSRVCQRLQELVYS, encoded by the exons TATTGAAAGGAATCGGAGAAATCACATGAAAACTTTATGCTTCAAGCTTGCTTCTCTCCTTCCTTCTCAACATACCAAAACCTCCAAG GATATGCTATCACAACAAGATCAGCTCGACCTTGCTGCAGCCTACATAAAGCAGCTACGAGATAGAATAGAAAAACTAAAGGAGATGAGAGAAGAAGCAACGAAGTCAACAAAAACGTCTAATAGTAACATAACCGATACAACGAATATCGGTTTAAGATTACCCCTGGTTGAATTAAGAGAAGTTGGTCCTACTATTGAAGTGGTTTTGATAACTGGGCTGCAAAAAAACTTTATGTTATATGAAGTTATTAGTATCCTCGAGGAAGAAGGAGCTGAAGTTGTCAATGCTAGTTTTTCTACCTTGGGTGATAAGCTTTTCCACTCAATACATGCCCAG GTTAAAATTTCTAGAGTTGGTGTAGAGACTTCAAGAGTCTGCCAAAGGTTGCAGGAATTGGTTTACTCATGA